A genomic segment from Streptosporangium roseum DSM 43021 encodes:
- the nuoH gene encoding NADH-quinone oxidoreductase subunit NuoH, translating into MRTLLVAADPTLADFGKDPLWISIIKAAVIFIVLMLGVLFGVWFERKLISRMQNRYGPNRAGKFGLLQSVADGLKMGLKEDLMPRTVDKVIYFIAPVVLAVPAFLAFSVIPMGPMVSMFGVTTPLQLTDLPVAVLLVLAMASISVYGIVLAGWGSRSPYTILGGLRASAQVVSYEIAMGLSFVGVFLFAGTLSTSEIVSAQASGGTFPLGGLDIPMPSWYMILLIPSFLIYIVTMLGETNRVPFDLPEGEGELVGGFQTEYSNSLKFAVIMLAEYVNVFVVSAVSITLFMGGWRAPFPISMWDGANAGWWPLLWFFLKMVLVFSFFIWCRASLPRVRYDQLMALGWKILIPINLGWILLVATVRAMQMETVDKSLVLILAAIVLVGCITIWWRFDSVLQKRKEEKAAQVQAEFEHLEAEPTAGGFPVPPLDLPHYHGVERKEVPSGTN; encoded by the coding sequence ATGAGGACTCTTCTCGTAGCGGCCGATCCGACCCTTGCCGACTTCGGCAAGGATCCGCTCTGGATCAGCATCATCAAGGCCGCCGTCATCTTCATCGTCCTGATGCTGGGCGTGCTCTTCGGCGTGTGGTTCGAGCGCAAGCTGATCTCCCGCATGCAGAACCGGTACGGCCCCAACCGGGCCGGGAAGTTCGGCCTGCTGCAGTCGGTGGCCGACGGACTGAAGATGGGTCTCAAGGAAGACCTGATGCCGCGGACCGTGGACAAGGTGATCTACTTCATCGCCCCGGTCGTCCTCGCGGTCCCCGCCTTCCTGGCCTTCTCGGTCATCCCCATGGGCCCCATGGTCTCGATGTTCGGCGTCACGACGCCGCTGCAGCTCACCGACCTGCCGGTCGCGGTGCTGCTGGTGCTGGCGATGGCCTCGATCAGCGTGTACGGCATCGTGCTCGCCGGTTGGGGATCGCGCTCGCCGTACACGATCCTGGGCGGCCTGCGGGCCAGCGCGCAGGTGGTCTCCTACGAGATCGCGATGGGCCTGTCGTTCGTGGGCGTCTTCCTGTTCGCGGGGACGCTGTCCACCTCGGAGATCGTCAGCGCGCAGGCCTCCGGCGGCACGTTCCCGCTGGGCGGCCTCGACATCCCGATGCCCTCGTGGTACATGATCCTGCTGATCCCGTCCTTCCTGATCTACATCGTCACGATGCTGGGCGAGACCAACCGGGTCCCCTTCGACCTGCCCGAGGGCGAGGGCGAGCTGGTCGGCGGCTTCCAGACCGAGTACTCCAACTCGCTGAAGTTCGCGGTCATCATGCTCGCCGAGTACGTCAACGTCTTCGTGGTGTCGGCCGTGTCGATCACCCTGTTCATGGGCGGCTGGCGGGCCCCGTTCCCGATCTCCATGTGGGACGGCGCGAACGCCGGCTGGTGGCCGCTGCTGTGGTTCTTCCTCAAGATGGTGCTGGTCTTCTCCTTCTTCATCTGGTGCCGCGCCTCGCTGCCGCGAGTCCGCTACGACCAGCTCATGGCACTCGGCTGGAAGATCCTCATCCCGATCAACCTCGGCTGGATCCTCCTGGTCGCCACCGTCCGGGCCATGCAGATGGAGACCGTCGACAAGTCGCTCGTGCTGATCCTGGCCGCGATCGTGCTCGTCGGCTGCATCACCATCTGGTGGCGCTTCGACAGCGTGCTGCAGAAGCGCAAGGAGGAAAAGGCCGCTCAGGTCCAGGCCGAGTTCGAGCACCTCGAAGCCGAGCCGACCGCGGGTGGTTTCCCTGTGCCGCCGCTCGACCTGCCGCACTACCACGGGGTAGAGCGCAAGGAGGTTCCCAGTGGGACTAACTGA
- the nuoI gene encoding NADH-quinone oxidoreductase subunit NuoI — MGLTDWLNPVKGFGVTFHTMFKKVETVNYPEEKKPTAPRFHGRHQLNRWPDGLEKCVGCELCAWACPADAIFVEGADNTDEERFSPGERYGRTYQINYLRCILCGLCIEACPTRALTMTNEYELADSSRESLIYTKEMLLAPLGPGMELPPHPMRLGETEEDYYRLGRNNG, encoded by the coding sequence GTGGGACTAACTGATTGGCTGAATCCCGTCAAGGGGTTCGGCGTGACCTTCCACACCATGTTCAAGAAGGTCGAGACGGTCAACTACCCCGAGGAGAAGAAGCCCACTGCTCCGCGTTTCCACGGCCGGCACCAGCTCAACCGCTGGCCCGACGGCCTGGAGAAGTGCGTCGGCTGTGAGCTCTGCGCCTGGGCCTGTCCGGCCGACGCGATCTTCGTCGAGGGTGCGGACAACACCGACGAGGAGCGGTTCTCGCCGGGCGAGCGCTACGGGCGCACCTACCAGATCAACTATCTGCGGTGCATCCTGTGCGGCCTGTGCATCGAGGCCTGCCCCACCCGCGCGCTGACCATGACCAACGAGTACGAGCTCGCCGACTCCAGCCGCGAGAGCCTCATCTACACCAAGGAGATGCTCCTCGCGCCGCTCGGTCCCGGCATGGAGCTCCCCCCTCACCCCATGCGTCTGGGTGAGACGGAAGAGGACTACTACCGGCTGGGACGTAACAATGGGTGA
- a CDS encoding NADH-quinone oxidoreductase subunit J, giving the protein MGETITFWVLAVVSVSAALGLVFSRKAVYSALMLGVVMLSLAVLYAVQDAPFLAAVQIIVYTGAVMMLFLFVLMLVGVDSADSLVETIKGQRFWATIAGLGFAALLALGAGNMVFAPAKGVGGAVQEAGGNVPALAQLIFTRHVFAFEVTSALLITAALGAMVLAHRERVRPKATQRDLARARFTGPQPSPLPGPGTYALHNAIDMPALLPDGSVSPKSINRVLARHDQEDGVRPTDPAKAALVKQVIDKDVAVEEDVAATEAAHQEDAK; this is encoded by the coding sequence ATGGGTGAGACCATCACGTTCTGGGTGCTGGCCGTCGTCTCGGTCTCCGCCGCCCTCGGACTCGTCTTCAGCCGCAAGGCCGTCTACTCGGCCCTCATGCTGGGCGTCGTCATGCTGTCCCTCGCGGTGCTCTACGCCGTCCAGGACGCTCCCTTCCTCGCCGCGGTGCAGATCATCGTCTACACCGGCGCGGTCATGATGCTCTTCCTGTTCGTGCTGATGCTGGTCGGCGTGGACTCCGCCGACTCGCTGGTCGAGACGATCAAGGGGCAGCGCTTCTGGGCGACCATCGCGGGCCTGGGCTTCGCCGCCCTGCTCGCCCTGGGAGCCGGCAACATGGTCTTCGCCCCGGCGAAGGGCGTCGGCGGCGCCGTACAGGAGGCGGGCGGCAACGTCCCGGCCCTGGCCCAGCTCATCTTCACCAGGCACGTCTTCGCCTTCGAGGTCACCTCGGCGCTGCTGATCACCGCCGCGCTCGGCGCGATGGTCCTGGCCCACCGCGAGCGGGTCCGCCCCAAGGCGACCCAGCGCGACCTGGCCCGCGCCCGGTTCACCGGCCCGCAGCCGTCGCCGCTGCCCGGACCGGGCACCTACGCGCTGCACAACGCCATCGACATGCCGGCGCTGCTGCCCGACGGCTCGGTCTCGCCCAAGTCGATCAACCGGGTGCTCGCCCGGCACGACCAGGAGGACGGCGTCAGGCCGACCGACCCGGCGAAGGCCGCGCTCGTCAAGCAGGTCATCGACAAGGACGTCGCCGTCGAGGAAGACGTCGCCGCGACAGAAGCGGCTCATCAGGAGGACGCCAAGTGA
- the nuoK gene encoding NADH-quinone oxidoreductase subunit NuoK — MTTHYLVLSALLFAIGGAGVLVRRNAIVVFMCVELMLNACNLAFVTFARQHGNLDGQLIAFFVMVVAAAEVVIGLAIIVMIFRTRRSASVDDANLLKY, encoded by the coding sequence GTGACCACTCACTACCTGGTGCTCTCCGCGCTGCTGTTCGCGATCGGTGGCGCCGGCGTGCTGGTGCGGCGGAACGCGATCGTGGTGTTCATGTGCGTGGAGCTCATGCTCAACGCCTGCAACCTCGCGTTCGTCACCTTCGCCAGGCAGCACGGCAACCTGGACGGCCAGCTCATCGCGTTCTTCGTGATGGTGGTGGCCGCGGCCGAGGTCGTGATCGGCCTTGCCATCATCGTGATGATCTTCCGAACCCGCAGGTCCGCGTCGGTGGACGACGCCAACCTGCTGAAGTACTAA